From Daucus carota subsp. sativus chromosome 6, DH1 v3.0, whole genome shotgun sequence, the proteins below share one genomic window:
- the LOC108192984 gene encoding probable E3 ubiquitin-protein ligase ARI7: MDTEDDTFSDDHDVSDDVVSSDSDFTPETNSGDHREKSYKVLSEEDIKRIQDDRIERVTTSLYVSSGVARVLLNKFKWNVNELQESWFTDEGKTRKDVGLAESRKKHVGTKKIEKLDQLNCSICFEDFVCDVRVDNCVLCDHQYCNCCWNGYISNAISEGSGCLSLRCPDPDCDVVVTDELVSVIVGGDDKLRYERLCVRAYVEGNEKVKWCPGPDCGFAVEYDDVVGSGEGYDVVCGCGYCFCCNCGEDGHRPVDCETVAKWVEKNNAESENTTWILVYTKPCPKCRRPIEKNDGCMHMTCRKPCGYSFCWVCLDDWGKHAYNSCNSYAGRVVKENNDEERVKQRARISLERYTHYFERWAANNKSMKKSFADLQRMRDENHDVLLAKHAQSSSQLKFVLDAWTQIVECRRVLKWTYAYGYYLPEDNIAKTKLFEYLQGEAEAALENLHHCAEKELTEFLRDGTTAEFNTTFREKLANLTSVTKTYFANLVEALENGLADVDSGSANKKLKTGSSSN, from the coding sequence ATGGACACTGAAGATGACACCTTTTCCGATGACCATGACGTCAGCGACGACGTCGTGTCATCCGATTCCGATTTTACGCCCGAAACGAACTCTGGCGATCACCGCGAGAAGAGCTACAAGGTTTTATCTGAGGAGGACATAAAGCGCATCCAGGACGATCGAATCGAGAGGGTTACGACGTCGTTGTATGTTTCTAGTGGTGTTGCTAGGGTTTTGCTTAATAAGTTTAAGTGGAATGTTAATGAATTGCAGGAATCGTGGTTCACGGATGAGGGGAAGACTCGGAAAGATGTCGGATTGGCGGAGTCGAGGAAAAAACATGTAGGtactaaaaaaattgaaaaattagatCAATTGAATTGTTCTATATGTTTCGAGGATTTTGTTTGTGATGTTAGGGTGGATAATTGTGTTTTATGTGATCATCAGTATTGTAATTGTTGTTGGAATGGATATATTAGTAATGCGATTAGTGAGGGGTCCGGATGCTTGTCGTTGAGGTGTCCGGATCCGGATTGTGATGTTGTGGTGACTGATGAGTTGGTTAGTGTGATTGTTGGTGGTGATGATAAATTGAGGTATGAGAGGCTTTGTGTTAGGGCTTATGTGGAAGGGAATGAGAAGGTTAAGTGGTGTCCGGGGCCGGATTGTGGCTTTGCGGTTGAGTATGATGATGTTGTGGGGAGTGGAGAGGGGTATGATGTTGTTTGTGGGTGTGGGTATTGCTTTTGTTGTAATTGTGGTGAGGATGGTCATCGTCCAGTGGATTGTGAGACGGTGGCTAAGTGGGTGGAGAAGAATAATGCAGAGAGTGAGAATACGACGTGGATACTTGTGTATACGAAGCCTTGTCCTAAGTGTAGGAGGCCAATTGAGAAAAATGATGGGTGTATGCATATGACATGTAGGAAGCCGTGTGGGTACTCATTTTGTTGGGTTTGTCTTGACGATTGGGGCAAACATGCGTATAATTCGTGTAATTCTTATGCTGGGAGGGTAGTTAAAGAGAACAATGACGAGGAGAGAGTGAAGCAAAGGGCTAGGATATCATTGGAGAGGTATACACATTATTTCGAGAGGTGGGCTGCTAATAACAAGTCTATGAAGAAATCATTTGCAGATTTGCAGAGGATGCGTGATGAGAATCATGATGTGCTTTTGGCAAAACATGCTCAAAGCAGCTCTCAGCTGAAGTTTGTTTTGGATGCATGGACTCAGATAGTTGAATGTAGGCGAGTATTGAAGTGGACATATGCTTATGGCTATTATTTACCAGAGGATAATATAGCCAAGACAAAGTTATTCGAGTACTTGCAAGGTGAGGCGGAGGCTGCTCTGGAAAACCTTCATCATTGCGCGGAGAAGGAGTTAACAGAATTCCTTCGTGATGGTACTACAGCTGAGTTTAATACTACTTTTCGTGAAAAGCTTGCAAATCTCACTAGTGTCACTAAAACTTACTTTGCAAATTTAGTCGAAGCCTTAGAGAATGGTTTAGCGGACGTAGATTCTGGAAGtgctaataaaaaattgaaaacaggCTCTTCAAGCAACTAA